The following are from one region of the Phycisphaeraceae bacterium genome:
- the tsaB gene encoding tRNA (adenosine(37)-N6)-threonylcarbamoyltransferase complex dimerization subunit type 1 TsaB, whose product MNASPRRVLLAIEASNPSLCAGDEGSVAVVRDGIATVEPMRSGARHDDSMMRSIDAACRRAGVRPGDFARVAVGLGPGGYTGLRIAVATAKMLGESLGAELVGVPTASGIAAGFMEDHPGEAGEGFVVLLASKRETVWAQAFVGTRAISPGALVDPGGLGSMLRASGVRVVLADGHLPEELRAAASDAGARLRIPRLDARLCAIASEEFPAMGVDDLTPIYPREPEAVTKWRERATGQRQ is encoded by the coding sequence GTGAACGCCAGCCCCCGGCGCGTGCTGCTCGCGATCGAGGCGAGCAACCCCTCGCTCTGCGCGGGCGACGAGGGCAGCGTCGCGGTCGTGCGCGACGGCATCGCGACCGTGGAACCGATGCGATCCGGCGCGCGCCACGACGACTCGATGATGAGATCGATCGATGCCGCGTGCCGGCGAGCGGGCGTTCGACCCGGCGACTTCGCGCGCGTCGCGGTCGGTCTCGGGCCGGGTGGCTACACGGGGCTGCGCATCGCGGTCGCCACGGCGAAGATGCTCGGAGAGTCGCTCGGGGCGGAGCTCGTCGGCGTGCCGACGGCCAGCGGTATCGCGGCCGGGTTCATGGAAGACCACCCCGGCGAGGCCGGCGAGGGCTTTGTTGTGCTCCTCGCCAGCAAGCGCGAGACGGTGTGGGCGCAGGCCTTCGTCGGGACGCGCGCGATCAGCCCGGGGGCGCTCGTCGATCCTGGTGGGCTGGGGTCGATGCTGCGAGCGTCCGGAGTGCGGGTCGTGCTCGCAGATGGACACCTGCCCGAGGAGCTGCGCGCCGCGGCGAGCGACGCGGGGGCGCGGCTGAGGATTCCTCGCCTCGACGCGCGGCTGTGCGCGATCGCGAGCGAGGAGTTCCCGGCGATGGGGGTGGACGACCTGACGCCGATCTATCCGCGCGAGCCGGAAGCGGTGACCAAGTGGCGGGAGCGGGCGACCGGGCAGCGGCAGTAG
- a CDS encoding nucleoside monophosphate kinase, with product MSGQQRFKTVLLFGAPGAGKGTQGKILGAIPGVLHMSSGDMFRGMDPESRLGKIFREYSTRGELVPDEVTIDLWQEHVGKLRAGGKYDPTTQLLVLDGIPRNVNQAALLDGVIDVLKVIHLAFADEKEAISRLKKRAMKENRADDAKEDVIRRRLDVYRDETRPLLDHYAKDRIADVDALGSPAQVLLEVLKVVAPLQATYFGNALA from the coding sequence ATGAGCGGTCAGCAGCGATTCAAAACGGTTCTCCTGTTCGGCGCCCCCGGCGCCGGCAAGGGCACGCAGGGCAAGATCCTGGGCGCCATCCCGGGTGTGCTCCACATGTCCAGCGGCGACATGTTTCGGGGGATGGACCCCGAGTCGCGTCTCGGCAAGATCTTCCGGGAGTATTCCACCCGAGGCGAGCTGGTCCCCGACGAGGTGACCATCGACCTCTGGCAGGAGCACGTCGGCAAGCTCCGCGCCGGCGGCAAGTACGACCCGACGACGCAGCTGCTGGTGCTCGACGGCATCCCACGCAACGTGAACCAGGCGGCGCTGCTCGACGGCGTGATCGATGTCCTGAAGGTGATCCATCTCGCCTTCGCCGATGAGAAGGAAGCGATCTCGCGACTCAAGAAGCGCGCCATGAAAGAGAACCGCGCTGACGACGCGAAGGAAGATGTCATCCGTCGACGCCTCGATGTCTATCGGGACGAGACGCGCCCGCTGCTTGACCACTACGCGAAGGACCGCATCGCCGACGTCGACGCTCTGGGCAGCCCGGCGCAGGTGCTGCTCGAGGTGCTGAAGGTCGTGGCGCCCCTGCAGGCGACGTACTTCGGCAACGCCCTCGCGTGA
- a CDS encoding OmpA family protein, with the protein MRRHTLAVTILTAAAGLPLVGCNSKYNDLDAAYRASEARNQELDNENRQLRANIDMMSSRLGQADSAVGDASATNAQLRAELLRLREQFRQMEDRFKNLDFAQVNPETDSALRELASRYPDIIQYDSRRGMLRFASDLTFALGSADVTQGARDTLSQLATVLNSAGAATYDIQIVGHTDSVPISSATASRHPTNTHLSAHRAISVRDALATAGVARTRLQVAGWGEYRPAVPNNPGRQGTAQNRRVEIFLVPSTADMYQAAPTPAPASAAQPQRQAQPSRPAVDPIK; encoded by the coding sequence ATGCGCAGGCACACCCTCGCCGTCACGATCCTCACCGCCGCCGCCGGGCTCCCGCTCGTCGGCTGCAACAGCAAGTACAACGACCTCGACGCCGCGTACAGAGCGAGCGAGGCGCGCAACCAGGAACTCGACAACGAGAACCGCCAGCTGCGCGCGAACATCGACATGATGTCCAGCCGCTTGGGCCAGGCCGACTCCGCCGTCGGAGACGCCTCGGCGACCAACGCGCAGCTCCGCGCCGAACTCCTCCGCCTGCGCGAGCAGTTCCGCCAGATGGAGGACCGCTTCAAGAACCTAGACTTCGCGCAGGTCAACCCCGAGACCGACTCCGCGCTGCGCGAGCTCGCCTCGCGCTACCCGGACATCATCCAGTACGACTCGCGTCGCGGCATGCTTCGATTCGCGTCCGACCTCACCTTCGCGCTGGGTTCCGCAGATGTCACCCAGGGCGCTCGCGACACGCTCTCGCAACTCGCCACGGTCCTGAACAGCGCCGGCGCCGCCACCTACGACATCCAGATCGTGGGCCACACCGACAGCGTGCCCATCAGCAGCGCGACCGCGTCGCGTCACCCGACCAATACGCACCTCTCGGCGCACCGCGCGATCTCGGTCCGCGACGCGCTGGCCACCGCCGGCGTCGCACGCACGCGCCTGCAGGTCGCCGGCTGGGGCGAGTACCGCCCGGCTGTCCCGAACAACCCGGGGCGCCAGGGCACGGCGCAGAACCGTCGCGTCGAGATCTTCCTCGTGCCCTCCACCGCCGACATGTATCAGGCCGCCCCCACGCCCGCCCCTGCGTCTGCCGCCCAGCCCCAGCGCCAGGCCCAGCCCTCGCGCCCTGCGGTCGACCCGATCAAGTAA